The following DNA comes from Mesorhizobium sp. B2-1-8.
CTCAGCCCCTGCACGGAAAGCACCGCCTGCTGCCCGATCCCCTTCGCGGCCCTGTCGACGGCAAGCATGTCGGCGGCCATCATTTGCCACCTATGATGTGCTGCGGATCGAGCGCGTCGCGCAGGCCGTCACCGACGAAGTTGATGCTGAGCACGGCCATGGCGATCATCGCGCCGGGTGGAATCCACATCCAGGGCTCGCTCTCCAGGATCGACAGTGTGCGGGCGTCGCGCAGCATGTTGCCCCAACTGGCGGCGGGCGCCTGCGCGCCAAGGCCGAGGAAGGAGAGCGAAGCTTCGAGCAAGATGACGGTCGCCACGTCGAGCGTGATCGCCACCAGGATCGGGCTCAGCACGTTGGGCAGGATGTGTTCGAGGATGATGACCGAGGGCGAGGTTCCTAACGAGCGAGCAGCCAGGATGAATTCCTGGTTGCGCAAGGCCAGGATCTCGCCGCGTGTCAGGCGGGCGATGGAGGGCCAGCTCAGCAGTCCGATCACCACCATGGTGTTGAAGATGCTGGGCCCAACGACCGCGACGAAAGCGATGATGATGACCAGCCGCGGGAAGGTCAGCACCATGTCGATCAGGCCCATCAGCAAGAGGTCGACCTTGCCGCCGAAATAGCCGGCGACGCAGCCGATGAAGATGCCGATCGCGGCCGAGATCGCCACGGCGACGAAGCCGACCGTCAGCGAGACGCGGCCGCCATAGAGGATGCGGGCGAAGATGTCGCGACCGGTGCCGTCCGTGCCCAGCCAGTGGATGCCGCCGGGCGGCTGGTTCCGGCCCCTGAGGTCGATGTCGTTGGGGCCGTAGTGCGCGATCAGCGGCGCGAGCACGCAGGCGAGCACAATGATGGCGAGCATGATCAGGCCGAGGGTGGCAAGACGGTGGTGGAGGAAACGGCGCGCCGCCTCGCCCCACAGGCCGCGCGAGGC
Coding sequences within:
- the opp4C gene encoding oligopeptide ABC transporter permease, producing the protein MTDATAADMTIAAGASRGLWGEAARRFLHHRLATLGLIMLAIIVLACVLAPLIAHYGPNDIDLRGRNQPPGGIHWLGTDGTGRDIFARILYGGRVSLTVGFVAVAISAAIGIFIGCVAGYFGGKVDLLLMGLIDMVLTFPRLVIIIAFVAVVGPSIFNTMVVIGLLSWPSIARLTRGEILALRNQEFILAARSLGTSPSVIILEHILPNVLSPILVAITLDVATVILLEASLSFLGLGAQAPAASWGNMLRDARTLSILESEPWMWIPPGAMIAMAVLSINFVGDGLRDALDPQHIIGGK